The region GAAGACGAAAATTCAGAAATATCTTTAAAAGAAGCTCAGAAAATTGAACCTGATTTTGAAGTAGGCGAAGAAGTTTCTGAAGAAGTAAAATTATTTCAATTAGGTCGCCGCGCTATTTTAGCATTGCGTCAAAACCTAATTACCAAAATACAAGAACACGACAGCACCAATCTTTACAAACAATTTAAAGACATGGTAAACGAAGTGTACGCTGCAGAAGTAAGCCACGTACGCCCAAAAGCTGTAATTTTAATTGACGATAACAACAAAGAAATTATTTTACCAAAAGATAAGCAAATCCCATCAGATTACTTTAAAAAAGGTGAAACAGTTAAAGGTATTATTGAAAGCGTTGAGCTTAAAGGCAATAAACCACAAATTATTATGAGCCGTACATCGGAATTGTTCTTAGAAAAATTATTTGAACAAGAAATTCCTGAAATTGCAGACGGTATCATAACCATACACAAAGTAGTACGCATACCTGGTGAAAAAGCAAAAGTAGCAGTTGATAGTTATAATGAAAATATAGACGCTGTTGGTGCATGTGTAGGTGTAAAAGGTTCACGTATTCACGGAATTGTACGCGAATTAGGAAACGAAAATATAGATGTGGTAAGTTATACAAATAATGTAGAATTGTACATACAACGTGCACTTAGTCCTGCAAAAATTAATAACGTATCAATAAACGAACAAACAAAACGCGCCAATGTGTTGTTAGATGTTAGCGAAGTATCTAAAGCAATTGGTAAAGGCGGCCAAAACATTAAATTAGCCAGTTTATTAACCGGTTATGAAATTGATGTAATAAGAGAAGGAACACAAATTTTAGAAGAAGACGACGTAGAATTACGCGAATTTTCTGACGAAATTGATGCATGGGTAATAGATGAATTCGTAAAAATAGGATTAGACACCGCTAAAAGTGTACTAAAACATAGCGTTGAAGAATTGGTGCGTAGAACCGATTTAGAAGAAGAAACGGTAGAAGATGTTTTAAATATCCTTAACGCCGAATTTGAAGACTAAATAATACACAACAACACAACGCAAAAAAATTATACTAAAAGGATCGTATGTCTGAAAAAAGAGTAATAAGAATAAACAAAGTTTTAAGAGAATTAAATATTTCTCTCGATAGAGCCGTGGAGTTTTTGAAAACGAAAGGTTTTGAAATTGAAGCCTCTCCAAATGCAAAAATTTCTGATGACGAATATCAAGCTTTAGACAAGCAATTTTCGGCTGATAAAGGGAAGAAAGAAGCTTCGAAAGAAGTAAGCGAAGAAAAGAAAAAAGAAAAAGAAGAACTACGTTTAGAACGTGAGCAGGAAGAAAAACGCAAAAAAATAGAAGAAGATAAGCGTAAAAAAGAAGAGGAAGAAAAACGTAGAAAAGAAGAAGAAGAAAAACGCGAACAAGAAGTAATTAAAGCTAAAGCAGCTAAAGTTACTGCTATAAAAACAGTTGGTAAAATTGATTTAGATACCGCTGCCAAAAAAGCGCCTGCTGTTGAAACTAAAACGAACGCTTTAGAAGATAAAACAGATCCTGTTAGTACACCTGAAACTAAAGAAGTAGCAACTGAAAAAGAAACTACTATAGCAAATAAACCTGCTGCAAATACAGAAAAACCTGCTGCTGAAAAAGCTAACGTAGAACAACAAGCTACAGAAAAAACAGCTGTAGAAAAGCCTGTGGTTGCAGAAACAGAAAAACCTGAAACTACGTTAAATGCAGACGGTGAAGAATCTGAAATAATAAAAACACAATACCAAAAATTATCAGGAACTACCTTTACGGGGCAAAAAATTGATTTATCTCAATTTAATAAACCTAAAAAGAAAAAAGAAGATCCTAAAAAAGACGCAAAAGCGGGCGGCGCTAATAACGCAGCAAATAATAAAAATAAGCGCAAGCGTATCGAAAAACCAGGTACACCAGCTACAGGTCAAGCACAACAAGGTGGTGCTAACAAACCTAATCAACAAGGCGGACAAAACCGTCAGGGGCAAGGTGGTCAAAACCGTGGTGCAAACAATAATTTTGGTAATAACCGTAACGCGGGCAACAAAAACTTTGGTAATAAAAAACAACCTGTTGTAAAAGTAGAACCAACAGATGAAGAAGTAAAAAACCAAATTAAAGAAACGTTAGAGCGTTTACAAGGTAAACAAAACAAATCAAAAGCTGCTAAATATCGTAAAGACAAACGTGAACTTCACCGTAAAAAAGAAGAAGAAGCACGTGCAGACGATGATTTAAAAATATTAAAAGTAACCGAATTTGTTACAGTTGGCGAAGTTGCTACAATGATGAGCGTGCCAATTACGCAAGTAATAGGTACCTGTATGTCGTTAGGAATTATGGTAACCATGAACCAACGTTTAGATGCAGAAACTTTAACTATTGTGGCAGATGAATTTGGATACGAAGTACAATTTACAACTGCAGATATTGAAGAATCAATCACTGAAGAAGTAGATAGCCCTGAAGATTTACAGCCAAGAGCACCAATTGTAACGGTAATGGGTCACGTTGACCACGGTAAAACATCGTTA is a window of Myroides sp. JBRI-B21084 DNA encoding:
- the nusA gene encoding transcription termination factor NusA, with translation MDNIALIDSFSEFKDFKHIDRVTLMAILEDVFRNALKKRFGSDDNFDIIINPDKGDMEIWRNRIVVADGEVEDENSEISLKEAQKIEPDFEVGEEVSEEVKLFQLGRRAILALRQNLITKIQEHDSTNLYKQFKDMVNEVYAAEVSHVRPKAVILIDDNNKEIILPKDKQIPSDYFKKGETVKGIIESVELKGNKPQIIMSRTSELFLEKLFEQEIPEIADGIITIHKVVRIPGEKAKVAVDSYNENIDAVGACVGVKGSRIHGIVRELGNENIDVVSYTNNVELYIQRALSPAKINNVSINEQTKRANVLLDVSEVSKAIGKGGQNIKLASLLTGYEIDVIREGTQILEEDDVELREFSDEIDAWVIDEFVKIGLDTAKSVLKHSVEELVRRTDLEEETVEDVLNILNAEFED
- the infB gene encoding translation initiation factor IF-2 is translated as MSEKRVIRINKVLRELNISLDRAVEFLKTKGFEIEASPNAKISDDEYQALDKQFSADKGKKEASKEVSEEKKKEKEELRLEREQEEKRKKIEEDKRKKEEEEKRRKEEEEKREQEVIKAKAAKVTAIKTVGKIDLDTAAKKAPAVETKTNALEDKTDPVSTPETKEVATEKETTIANKPAANTEKPAAEKANVEQQATEKTAVEKPVVAETEKPETTLNADGEESEIIKTQYQKLSGTTFTGQKIDLSQFNKPKKKKEDPKKDAKAGGANNAANNKNKRKRIEKPGTPATGQAQQGGANKPNQQGGQNRQGQGGQNRGANNNFGNNRNAGNKNFGNKKQPVVKVEPTDEEVKNQIKETLERLQGKQNKSKAAKYRKDKRELHRKKEEEARADDDLKILKVTEFVTVGEVATMMSVPITQVIGTCMSLGIMVTMNQRLDAETLTIVADEFGYEVQFTTADIEESITEEVDSPEDLQPRAPIVTVMGHVDHGKTSLLDYVRKANVIAGESGGITQHIGAYGVTLENGQKITFLDTPGHEAFTAMRARGAQVTDIAIIVVAADDDIMPQTKEAISHAQAAGVPIIFAINKVDKPTANPEKIKEKLAAMNFLVEEWGGTYQSQDISAKFGQGVPELLEKVLLEAEMLELKANPNKPAVGTVVEAFLDKGRGYVSTILVQSGTLKIGDYLLAGKNHGKIKAMHDERGKSVKEAGPSRPISILGLDGAPTAGDKFNVFEDEREAKAIAAKRTQLIREQSVRAQRHITLAEIGRRIALGEFKELNIILKGDVDGSVEALSDSFSKLSTDEIQINIIHKGVGAITESDVLLASASDAIIIGFNVRPMGNAKTIADKEEIDIKTYSIIYDAIDDVKDAMEGMLSPELKEEITGTAEIRQTFKISKVGTIAGCMVTDGKIFRNSKIRLIREGVVIYTGVLDALKRFKDDVKEVSKGYDCGIQIKNYNDIKEYDVIEAFQEVEVKKTLK